The Rhopalosiphum maidis isolate BTI-1 chromosome 1, ASM367621v3, whole genome shotgun sequence genome has a segment encoding these proteins:
- the LOC113549063 gene encoding uncharacterized protein LOC113549063, with the protein MWYEALPSAVIVYVLLNIPDRINSLSNKLVYGNVYRRDVSQPWLQRYYARDWELTGDPYKAQGLECLPNKPTVTGIDWKKYGKGPNHSFYGTKL; encoded by the exons ATGTGGTACGAAGCCTTACCTTCTGCCGTCATCGTGTATGTGCTTTTAAACATACCCGACAGGATAAACTCTCTGTCGAATAAACTGGTTTATGGTAAC GTTTACAGACGTGATGTTAGTCAACCTTGGCTTCAGAGATATTATGCTAGAGATTGGGAATTAACTGGTGATCCATACAAGGcacaa GGTCTTGAATGTTTACCAAATAAGCCTACTGTTACTGGAATTGATTGGAaaaaatatggaaaagggCCAAACCACTCATTCTATGGAACtaaactgtaa
- the LOC113550565 gene encoding histone deacetylase Rpd3, whose translation MSITPFKKRVCYYYDSDIGNYYYGQGHPMKPHRIRMTHNLLLNYGLYRKMEIYRPHKATAEEMTKFHSDEYIRFLRSIRPDNMNDYNKQMQRFNVGEDCPVFDGLYEFCQLSAGGSVAAAVKLNKQSADICINWGGGLHHAKKSEASGFCYVNDIVLGILELLKYHQRVLYIDIDVHHGDGVEEAFYTTDRVMTVSFHKYGEYFPGTGDLRDIGAGKGKYYAVNIPLRDGMDDDSYESIFVPIITKVMETFQPSAVVLQCGADSLTGDRLGCFNLTVKGHGKCVEFVKRYGLPFLMVGGGGYTIRNVSRCWTYETAVALGAEIANELPYNDYFEYFGPDFKLHISPSNMTNTNATEYLEKIKNRLFENLRMLPHAPGVQVQAIPEDGVRNESEDEDNVNPDERNPQSITDKRIAPDNEFSDSEDEGMAPGVGGGGRKDNRSYKTVTPARKQARLDSNRMEVDEPEFNILKDDKEDKSVSSDDSNKKDAVKS comes from the exons ATGTCTATTACACCATTCAAGAAACGCGTCTGTTACTATTACGACA gTGACATAGGAAACTATTATTATGGACAAGGTCATCCTATGAAACCACATAGGATTCGAATGACTCATAATTTGCTTTTAAATTATGGTTTATATCGTAAAATGGAAATATAT agacCTCATAAAGCTACTGCAGAAGAAATGACCAAATTTCATAGTGATGAGTACATACGGTTCTTAAGAAGTATTCGTCCTGATAATATGAACGATTATAACAAACAAATGCAAagat ttaatgTTGGTGAAGATTGTCCAGTTTTTGATGGTTTATACGAATTTTGTCAGCTATCTGCGGGCGGTTCAGTAGCAGCagctgtaaaattaaataaacaatctgCAGATATTTGTATCAATTGGGGAGGTGGTCTTCATCATGCCAAAAAATCTGAAGCCAGTGGCTTTTGTTATGTTAATGATATTGTACTTGGTATATTAGAATTGCTTAAATACCATCAACGAGTGTTGTACATTGATATTGATGTCCACCACGGTGATGGTGTTGAAGAAGCATTTTATACAACTGATAGAGTGATGACAGTTTCATTCCACAAATATGGCGAATATTTTCCTGGTACTGGAGATCTCAGA gataTTGGTGCTGGAAAAGGAAAGTACTATGCAGTTAACATTCCCTTAAGAGATGGAATGGATGATGATAGTTATGAATCAATATTCGTACCAATAATTACTAAAGTAATGGAGACGTTCCAACCTAGTGCAGTTGTATTACAATGTGGAGCGGATTCACTTACAGGAGACAGGCTTGGATGCTTTAATCTAACTGTTAAAG GTCATGGCAAATGtgttgaatttgtaaaacgtTATGGCTTACCCTTTCTTATGGTTGGCGGAGGTGGTTATACTATTCGAAATGTATCTCGATGTTGGACATATGAAACAGCTGTGGCCTTGGGAGCTGAAATTGCTAATGAATTGCCGTATAATgactattttgaatattttgggCCCGATTTTAAACTTCATATCAGCCCTTCGAATATGACTAATACAAATGCTACAgagtatttagaaaaaattaaaaaccgacTCTTTGAAAACTTACGAATGCTACCTCACGCGCCAGGAGTTCAAGTGCaag ctATCCCTGAAGACGGAGTACGTAATGAGTCAGAAGATGAAGATAATGTTAACCCAGATGAAAGGAATCCTCAATCTATTACAGATAAACGAATTGCACCTGATAATGAATTTAGCGATAGTGAAGATGAAGGAATGGCTCCTGGTGTAGGGGGTGGTGGCCGAAAAGATAATAG ATCTTATAAAACTGTCACACCTGCTAGAAAACAAGCACGTTTGGACTCGAATAGGATGGAAGTCGATGAAccagaatttaatattctaaaag atgataaAGAAGACAAATCTGTTAGTTCTGATGATTCTAATAAAAAGGATGCTGTCAAGTCGTGA